The DNA window TAGAAATTCTCTCATGGAATCCCCTCTGATAGATCTAATTATCGGTTAATAATCAGATGTGTATTTTGTTTACTTGTTTTTTTCAAGCTTCAGTATGTGTCCCAATTTATCTTTCTTAGTTCTGAGGTATCTTAGATTATTTTCATTTGAGTCTACCTCTATATCCTTTCTCTTATTAACCTTTATTCCATATTTCTCAAGCCCATTCACTTTCCTCATGTTATTTGTCATAACCCTTACAGATTTAACCCCTAAAGCCTTTAACATCTGAGAAGCTACAGCATAGTCTCTGAGGTCTGCATCAAATCCAAGTTGTTCATTTGCTTCTACAGTATCTAACCCTTGATCTTGAAGTGCATAGGCTTTTATCTTATTTAGAAGTCCGATTCCTCTTCCTTCCTGTCTTAGGTAGAGTACTATCCCCTCTCCCTCTTCATCTATTCTTTTCATAGCAGTTTGCAGCTGAAGGCCACAGTCACATCTCATAGACCCTAAAATATCCCCTGTAAAGCATTCTGAATGTATTCTTATCAGTACATCCTCCCTGCCTTTAACATCTCCTTTTACAAGAGCTATATGTTCTTTTCCGTCTAATTTGTTGTCAAAAGCAACTATCTCAAAATTTCCTGCAATGGTAGGCATAGTCGCAGTTGCGTAAACTTCCATAAGGACATCGTGTTCTTTTCTGTATTTTATTAGATCTTCAATAGATATTATTTTAAGATCATGTTCTTTTGCAAACTCTTTAAGGTCCATAAGTCTTGCCATTGTTCCGTCATCCTTCAGTATCTCGCAGATAACACCTACAGGTTTTAGTCCCGCAAGCCTTGCAAGATCCACAGCAGCTTCCGTATGCCCGGGTCTTACCAATACCCCACCATCTTTAGCTACCAGCGGAAAGAGATGTCCTGGTCTTTTAAAATCCCAAGGCCCCTTACTTTCATCTACGAGGTCAGTTATAGTTCTCACTCTGTCTGCTACAGATATACCAGTAGTAGTCCCCTCTGCTGAGTCCACAGATACTGTAAAGGCAGTCCCGTGAGAATCAGTATTTCTGTTTACCATCTGTGGCAGATGGAGCTGTTCGGCTCTCTCTCTGGTAATAGGTACACATGTGAGCCCTCTTGCATATTTCGCCATAAAATTTATGCTCTCATAACTTACCATTTCTCCAGCAATAATAATATCACCTTCGTTTTCACGGTTTTCATCATCGACTACAATGACCATTTTACCGGCTTTTATATCCTCTATAGCTTCATCTATTCTATCTAGCATAGTATTTTTCATCTCCCATTCTTAAAAAAACCCATTTTCTAGAAGGAACTTCTCATCGATTCCCTTCCCTTTTTTCTCCTCTTTATTTTTATTATCAAAATGAAGAAGTCTTTCTACGTATTTACCTATAAGATCCGTTTCAACGTTGATGTAATCTCCGGTTCTTTTGTAACCCAAAGTTATCATCTCTTGAGTATGTGGTATCAGTGATACACTTATACTTTCCTTTGTGAACCCAACAATTGTGAGACTGGCTCCGTCAAGGGTTATTCTCCCCTTTTCAACCACATATTTCATAAGTCTAGGTTCTACACTTATTTCATATATTTTTGCAATCCCTTCCTGCTTTATCGACATTATTTTGCCTTCGCAGTCTACGTCTCCCGTCACTAGATGACCCCCTAGTGGCGTTGCCAGGGTCAGGGATTTTTCCAGATTTACCTTTGATCCGCTTTTGAGTCTTTTTAGGTTTGTTCTCTTTACCGTTTCAAACATACAGTCAGCTGTAAAATAGTTGTTTCCTAACTCAACAGCTGTCAGACAGGTCCCGTTTGTAGCTATACTGTCGCCTATCTTGGCACCTTCTAGTACCTTGTTACACCTTATTTTTATCTTTAGGGATTTTTCCCCTCTGGCAACAGAGATTACTTCTCCCATCTCTTCTACTAATCCTGTAAAAATTTGGGTCACCCCCTTTTCTAATCTTTATAAAATTCCACTGAAATATTGTTTCCGTATTGGTTAAATTTCACATTTTTCAGCTCAAAGGCTTCCTCTATACTCTCAAATGAAAACCCTTTTATAAAAGGTATTCCCTCTTGATCCCCCAATATTTTAGGGGCTATAAATATCTCTCCTCCGTCTATGGCGTTCTCTTCAAAAGCCTTTGATATGAGGTAGCTCCCTCCCTCAAGGAGTACAGAATCTATCTTAAACTCACCTATTTTTTTCAAAATATCACTCATTTTAAATTCATTCCCCGGAAGCCAGGCAAAACGAACTCCATTTTCTTCTAAAAGTGATATCTTTTCTGAACCTCTGTTTCTCTCAGAGGTTACTATTATGCTTTTTCCGTCTTTCATACTTGCAAAATCAGAATCAAGGGGAACAATCAATCTAGGGTCTATTACTATCCTAAAAGGATCATTCCCTTCTTCTGTTCTTGCTGTAAGTTTTGGATTATCCATAACAAGCGTATTTGCTCCAACCATTATTCCCATAAAACGGTGTCTGAGCCTCTGCACTTTCTCTCTTGAAATTTCATTGGTTATCCATTTTGAGCTCCCAGTTCTAGCAGCTATCTTCCCGTCTAGGGTAATGGCACACTTTAAAAACAAAAATGGTTTTTCTGTGGTTATATACTTCATGAATACTCTATTTAATTCTATAGCCTCTCTCTCCATAAGGCCAATTTCAACCTCTACACCAGCATCTTCTAGGAGCTTTACTCCCCTTCCGGCAACTAGCGGATTTGGGTCAAGACAGGCTATCACACACTTTTTTATTCCCATCTCTATTATTTTCTCAGCACACGGAGGGGTTTTCCCGTAGTGAGAGCATGGCTCTAAGGTCACGTATATCGTGGCACCGCGACACTCTGATCCTGCCTCGTTCAAGGCATAGACCTCAGCATGAGGACCTCCGTAATACTTATGATACCCTTTACCAACTACCACTCCGTTCTTTACAACCACGGCTCCCACCATAGGATTTGGATTTACATTTCCTTCTCCTCTTGATGCCAGCTCTAGGGCAATCTCCATGTATTTTTTATTCATAGTTTACATCCCCTTTAAAAGGTTTACCATCTCGATTGCAGATACTCCCGCATCGAATCCTTTGTTTCCAGCCTTTGTTCCGGCTCTTTCTATACATTCCTCTATTGTATTAGTTGTTAGTACTCCAAATATTACAGGTATCCCTGTTTCTAGAGATACTGAAGCCACCCCTTTAGAAACCTCTGAACATACGTAGTCAAAGTGTGGAGTCGCCCCTCTTATTACCGCCCCTAGAGTAATGACAGCATCATATTTCCCAGACCTTGCCATTTTTTGAGCCACCAACGGCATTTCAAAGGCACCTGGAACCCATGCAAGATCTATGTCATCTTCAGAAACTTCATGCCTTTTAAGAGCATCTAAAGCTCCGCCTATTAGTTTAGATGAAACGAATTCATTGAATCTTCCTGCTATAATTCCTACCTTTAAACCTTTACCCGTAAAATTTCCTTCAATAATTCTCATAATTCCTCCTTATTTTTTCTATTCTATTTATAATAAATATAAAAGCCCGGATAGACTCCGGGCATAGTTCTCACTAGGATTAGACTGAAATTGGCTGTAAAAATACAGCTACGTAGATCTCCTTCTCCCATCCAGACTTTACTGTCGGTTCTGGAATTACACCAGATCAAGGCCATCATATAGCCTTCGCGGACTGTCACCGCCGGTCGGGAATTTCACCCTGCCCTGAAGATTTATGTATTTTATATTTCCACGACTAGTATAGCCTTTTTTTACTTATTTTGTCAACACCTTGGAAAAAATATAAAAATTTAATCCCATAATGCTGCAAAAGGACTTACTTATATTCTATGCTTCTTTGTAAAAATTTAAATCTCTGCTTTTTCTAAGTTCTCCCAATTGAGGTCCTAGTTTTTTAAAATGTGCACTTTCAAAATGAGCCTTGAGACAGTCTATATCTTCCCATTTTTCTATAAAAGTAAAAGTACCTTCATTTTCTATATCTTCATAAAGAATATATTCTATACATCCCTTTTCCTTCCTGGTCTCCTCTATGAGCTCTTTTGTGAGATTTTTAAATTCCTCTGTCTTCCCATCTTTCAAAACTGACTTTGCCACCACTGTTATCATTTTTTCCTCCCATGTAAACTTAATTTATTTTAATTTATTAATAAAAATAAAAGGAATATCTTCTTACCCATAGTAGAGTTATTATAAGAAAGAGATATCAAGATTATCAAAACCGGATTTAGTCCCTCAGGTTTTAAAAATTCTAATTTACCCTAATGAATCATTCAGGGAAAAATCGTAAATTTAATTTTATTTAAAATCTGGGATATACTAAAGATTCTATTAATTTTTTCAAATTTAATAGGAGTTGATGATGTCGAAAATATTAAAAATGAGGTTTAACCCTTGAGACAATTGAATATTGAAAAAAATCAAAAAGATAAAGCTACTGAAGTAATTATTATGAGTTGGCAGTTTAGTGTTTCAACTGCTGTACTAAGAAACAAAATTATAAGTGTTTCCTATAAAAAAGAGCTTTAACTCTTTTTGATAAGAATTTTTAAGGCCGGCTGAAGAACCGGCCTTTTTTATATACTCGAAAGTAGGTTTCTATCCTTCTTGAAATAAAAAATATTCTAATCGCAGTTGAAGCTCCTATTCAAAGACTGCCTGACTCTGTACCTTCTATCTTCTGTAACTCTCCATGAATTTGAGTACAATTTATAACGTTTCTATCTATCATTCTCTTTTTTTCTAAAAAAAATTGTTTGAATATCTAAAACCTTTATTCATATATAAATTATTGAAAAAATATAGGAATAGTTGTAAAATACTAATTATTTAAATTTTCAATAATTGGAGGAATGAAAGGTGAAAGCTGTGGCCTTAAAAAGAATAAAAACAAATAATGATTTTAAAATCGGTATGAAAAGTGCGGCCCCAATTTTCATGGGATATTTTCCTATTGCTGTGACATTCGGGCTGATAGTAAAATCTGCAGGACTACCTGGTTATATGGCCCTGTTTATGTCCATGACAAATTTTACAGGGGCCACTCAGTTTATCTCTACAAATATGTTTATTTCCGGGGTCTCTCTCTCTAATATTCTTCTGACAACATTTATGATAAATGCGAGGTATTTTCTCATGTCCCTATGTGTCGCCAATAAACTCCCGACGGGTATAAGTAAAAGGCTTAAAGGAATCCTTGCCTTTGGCATAACAGATGAAGTCTTTGTACTTTCTATGACACGAGATGATATGAATCTTAGCTTCATACTAGGATCACAGCTTATGTCATGGCTCGGATGGACGAGTGGGACCCTTGTGGGAATAGTTGCAGCGGACTTCTTACCAGCATCTGTATTAGCTAGCACAGGTATAGCCATATACATAATGTTTTTAGGACTCATTCTTCCCGCTGTAAAAAGTTCAAAAAAAATTGCAGCTGTCACTTTATTGGGAATAACGATAAGTTCTATTTTCTTTTATCTTCCGGCTCTAAAAAATTTTATTGGAAACTGGAGGGTAATTATAACTATAATATTAACAGCAACCGCAGGGGCATTGATTTTCCCAGTGAAGGAGGAAAAGGATGGAATTTAAATTTCTGATGATTATCTTAGGAAGTATGCTTATAAATTACTTTTTAAGGGCTGTTCCAGTACTATCCCATAACGGAAAGAAACCAGATAGATTTTTAAAATCATTTTTAGAGTACATCCCCTTTGCAGCCATAGGAGCCCTTCTGTTTCCAGATGTACTTTACTCTACTGGAACTGTATGGATATCTGTTTTCAGTGTCCTGTTTGCCGGAACACTCATTCTTTTCAAAAAAAATATGTTACTGGTTGTATCAGGAACTATTCTTTTGGTCTATCTTCTGAACATTATCTGATATTAATATTTTTATTTGACAATCTGGGTTATAAAAAGAGGTATCTCGGCATAGAGTCTAATAAACATTTTCTCTATTTAAGATACCTCTTAATATATTTGGAAAATAAAAATATCATCCTGATAACTAAATTTTCAATCTATATCTCTATATCTCTATATCGCGTTTTACCTCATCTTGGTTTTTAAATATAAGAACTCTTCTTGCAAAAGGAATTTCTATACCCTCTCGTTCAAATTCATCCTTTATCAAATTTCTTAGTTCATAGGCCACATTGAAATGATGACCCGGTCTTACCTTTGTGAATGTCCTTATAAGAATCTCCGATTCCCCAAATTCTTTTATTCCCTGAACTACAGTTTCTTCAAGTATGCTAGAATTTTTCTCCTTAACTTTTTTCCCCAAATTAGAAAGTACGCTAAAGACGTGTTCGAGATCACTATCATAAGCCACACCTACTTCTACCACTGCAAAAGTATATCCCTTGGAATAATTCTCTACACCATCTATCTGACCGTTTCTAAGTATATGAAGCTGTCCGTTTGGATCCCTTATTTTTGTCGTTCTAAGAAGCACTGATTCTACAATCCCTCTGGCTGACCCTGTCTCTATATAATCTCCCACCAAGAATATGCTTTCGAAGAGAATAAAAATTCCTGCAACTATATCGTTAATGAGGGATTGGGCTCCCATACCTATCACCAGACCAAAAATACCAGCACCAGCAAGTATAGGTAGTGGATTTATATTGAGGGCTCTAAGCATCAATACAAAAGCAATGAAATAAACTACACTTTGTAATATCGATTTCGTTATCGGCACCAGTGTCTGCCTCTGCTTATTCAATAATTGGTTTTCCGATTTTACCATATATTTATCCACGAAAAACTTCAAAAGTTCTACAATAACACGAGTAATAAAGAATATACCTATTATTTGTACAATTGCTGTTCCAAAGGGAACAAATCTTTCAAAAAAACTAATTTGTAACATAGCCAAAGAGGTAACCCAGATATAGATGACATATTCTAGACATCTTCTAAATAATGGGAGCAAATTATTAAGCCTATTGTACCATCCCACATAATCTTCACGATACCAATATCTTTTACTAAGATCTTCAAGGCTATCTACCACTGCTGTAGCTGCTTTTGTAAATAATATTCCTCCAGAAATAATAAGATATATTTTTAGGAGGATATACATATTACTTAAAAAAACCTCTGGAAATAACATCAAATTCATAACATATATTACAACCAAACACCTTATCGAATTTTTTATGATTGTTATCAACCTAAGGAAAAAATTATCTATAATTTCATTATTTGAGCTTATATTTTTGTAGGCTTTTGCAGCATCCTGTATTTTCACCAATATTTTTGAGATAATTTTTATAAAATAATTAGCCGCTAAAGATATAATTACTACCTTTGCTGAACCTATTAAAAGTTCAGTCCAAAATTTACTGGGAATTTTAGATACTAGATGCAAGGCATTATCATAAATACCAATTTTTTTATAGATTAAATAACCATTATATCCCATCATAGATAAAAAAATAATCATATAACTATATATTAAAAATATTTTTATTTTTTTCAAAATCATTTTAGAGTGCTCTTTATATTTTTTTAAAAAAGGTATATAATCTATTTTTTTAAATAAAACACTGAAGATAGCATACACAATCAAAAACAAGACACTTACAATTACTACTTCCCCAACTACAAAAATAATATCCTTTAAAAAAAAATCAAACTGTTTCAGCATCTCCACTTCATTCACCCCATTTTTATAAAAATTATTTATCTAAGATAATAGAATAGAATATCAGCTTTTATATTTCTTGATATACTTGAAATCTAGTTCCAATCCTACTTTAAAAAAATCGCTGTCAAGATTCTCACATGAATAAAATTAAATTTAACAGAATTATATCTCTTTAGAGTTCTAATAATTCTTGAAAAGAATCTCATTTCCATAGAAAAATTCATATGTTACCTAAATAAAACTTCAAATTTAAAATCATAGGATATAAAAAAAACAGCTCTAAGGCTGTTTAAATATTAAATAAATGGTGCGGAGGGGGAGACTTGAACTCCCACGTCGAAGACACTAGATCCTAAGTCTAGCGCGTCTGCCAATTCCGCCACCCCCGCATTTGAGTGGTGCGTCACACAGGGATCGAACCTGTGACAACACGATTAAAAGTCGTGTGCTCTACCAACTGAGCTAGTGACGCATATTATTATCATATCTTCCAAATTAACAATTTCTTTTTATCGAAACAACAGATATGATAATATCATAACTATATAACTTTGTCAAAAGTTTTTTATATTTTAAAAAATATGAACTTTAAAAACTATTTTAATTTTTCGTAAAAATACTTTAGAAGGTTGGGGAGATCTTTCGCCACATAGTTCCAAGAATGAGACTCACCCCTATAGAGGTGAGCGTTATAATTAAATCCATATTTTTTAAGTCTCCCTACAACATCTATCCACTGTTGCAACATGAGATAAGGTTCTTTGTCCTCATCCCCTACGCTTAGGTAGAAATATTTGTTCTTTAGCTTATTAGGATTTTTTCTACCATATGTTTTTATGATAGAATAAGGATCCTGCTTTATTATTTGATATCCCCAGGAACCAAAAACCTGTACAAAATGACGGCTGTCACCTTCTCCAAATATAAACTGTGGTAGATATAACATTCTTATTACCCTCATCACTCTCCGATTGACGGCAAGCCTTATGAGACTTATCGCCCCTGCAAAACTTCCTGCTGCTTTGAACTCTTCTATATTCCTAAGAGCAATTTTCAAGGCTCCGTGACCTCCCATTGAAAATCCTGCTATGCCAAAGCTACCCACCGGATACTCCTCTCTTATTTTTGGAAGAAGTTCTTTTATAAAATAACTTTCATACTTGTGTGACTTTCTTTTTATAAAGTCAGCATACCAGCTCTCCCCGTTATAACCTGAATCAGGCATAACTAAGATCATCTCTCCTATTTTCCCACAGTGTAAAAGTCCCTCATAATTTTCTATGATTTTGCCTCTCTCCAACCAATCATCTGCACTATCCCTTATCCCATGAAGCAGAAATACGCAAGGATATGTTTTATCCTTTAATATTCTCGGGGACATGACAATATACCTCATATCTTCCCCTGTACAAAAACTTTTTATATGCTTTACTCTAATTTTAATATCCTTACTAAAAGCCAGAGCTTCTGACTCCCATTCCCATTCTACCATTTTTTCTCGGTACCATACACCTGGAAATGTAAGGGTTCTCTCTATTTTTCTTTTTATTTTTTTCTCACTGGTTCCTGTCATTAGATAGAAAATCAGAAGAAATAGTATTATCCCCCACATAAAACCAAACATATATTTCACCCTTTCAAAAACATTCTAAAAAATTATATCAAAAACCAGTTGAAAAGTAAAATTATAGTAATATTATATTTAAAATAATCCAATAATTATAAGTATATATTGGACTTACATTTTAAATTTATGTATTTTTATTA is part of the uncultured Ilyobacter sp. genome and encodes:
- a CDS encoding bifunctional 3,4-dihydroxy-2-butanone-4-phosphate synthase/GTP cyclohydrolase II, producing MLDRIDEAIEDIKAGKMVIVVDDENRENEGDIIIAGEMVSYESINFMAKYARGLTCVPITRERAEQLHLPQMVNRNTDSHGTAFTVSVDSAEGTTTGISVADRVRTITDLVDESKGPWDFKRPGHLFPLVAKDGGVLVRPGHTEAAVDLARLAGLKPVGVICEILKDDGTMARLMDLKEFAKEHDLKIISIEDLIKYRKEHDVLMEVYATATMPTIAGNFEIVAFDNKLDGKEHIALVKGDVKGREDVLIRIHSECFTGDILGSMRCDCGLQLQTAMKRIDEEGEGIVLYLRQEGRGIGLLNKIKAYALQDQGLDTVEANEQLGFDADLRDYAVASQMLKALGVKSVRVMTNNMRKVNGLEKYGIKVNKRKDIEVDSNENNLRYLRTKKDKLGHILKLEKNK
- a CDS encoding riboflavin synthase — its product is MFTGLVEEMGEVISVARGEKSLKIKIRCNKVLEGAKIGDSIATNGTCLTAVELGNNYFTADCMFETVKRTNLKRLKSGSKVNLEKSLTLATPLGGHLVTGDVDCEGKIMSIKQEGIAKIYEISVEPRLMKYVVEKGRITLDGASLTIVGFTKESISVSLIPHTQEMITLGYKRTGDYINVETDLIGKYVERLLHFDNKNKEEKKGKGIDEKFLLENGFF
- the ribD gene encoding bifunctional diaminohydroxyphosphoribosylaminopyrimidine deaminase/5-amino-6-(5-phosphoribosylamino)uracil reductase RibD — its product is MNKKYMEIALELASRGEGNVNPNPMVGAVVVKNGVVVGKGYHKYYGGPHAEVYALNEAGSECRGATIYVTLEPCSHYGKTPPCAEKIIEMGIKKCVIACLDPNPLVAGRGVKLLEDAGVEVEIGLMEREAIELNRVFMKYITTEKPFLFLKCAITLDGKIAARTGSSKWITNEISREKVQRLRHRFMGIMVGANTLVMDNPKLTARTEEGNDPFRIVIDPRLIVPLDSDFASMKDGKSIIVTSERNRGSEKISLLEENGVRFAWLPGNEFKMSDILKKIGEFKIDSVLLEGGSYLISKAFEENAIDGGEIFIAPKILGDQEGIPFIKGFSFESIEEAFELKNVKFNQYGNNISVEFYKD
- the ribE gene encoding 6,7-dimethyl-8-ribityllumazine synthase: MRIIEGNFTGKGLKVGIIAGRFNEFVSSKLIGGALDALKRHEVSEDDIDLAWVPGAFEMPLVAQKMARSGKYDAVITLGAVIRGATPHFDYVCSEVSKGVASVSLETGIPVIFGVLTTNTIEECIERAGTKAGNKGFDAGVSAIEMVNLLKGM
- a CDS encoding putative quinol monooxygenase; amino-acid sequence: MITVVAKSVLKDGKTEEFKNLTKELIEETRKEKGCIEYILYEDIENEGTFTFIEKWEDIDCLKAHFESAHFKKLGPQLGELRKSRDLNFYKEA
- a CDS encoding AzlC family ABC transporter permease — its product is MKAVALKRIKTNNDFKIGMKSAAPIFMGYFPIAVTFGLIVKSAGLPGYMALFMSMTNFTGATQFISTNMFISGVSLSNILLTTFMINARYFLMSLCVANKLPTGISKRLKGILAFGITDEVFVLSMTRDDMNLSFILGSQLMSWLGWTSGTLVGIVAADFLPASVLASTGIAIYIMFLGLILPAVKSSKKIAAVTLLGITISSIFFYLPALKNFIGNWRVIITIILTATAGALIFPVKEEKDGI
- a CDS encoding AzlD domain-containing protein; the protein is MEFKFLMIILGSMLINYFLRAVPVLSHNGKKPDRFLKSFLEYIPFAAIGALLFPDVLYSTGTVWISVFSVLFAGTLILFKKNMLLVVSGTILLVYLLNII
- a CDS encoding mechanosensitive ion channel family protein; the protein is MLKQFDFFLKDIIFVVGEVVIVSVLFLIVYAIFSVLFKKIDYIPFLKKYKEHSKMILKKIKIFLIYSYMIIFLSMMGYNGYLIYKKIGIYDNALHLVSKIPSKFWTELLIGSAKVVIISLAANYFIKIISKILVKIQDAAKAYKNISSNNEIIDNFFLRLITIIKNSIRCLVVIYVMNLMLFPEVFLSNMYILLKIYLIISGGILFTKAATAVVDSLEDLSKRYWYREDYVGWYNRLNNLLPLFRRCLEYVIYIWVTSLAMLQISFFERFVPFGTAIVQIIGIFFITRVIVELLKFFVDKYMVKSENQLLNKQRQTLVPITKSILQSVVYFIAFVLMLRALNINPLPILAGAGIFGLVIGMGAQSLINDIVAGIFILFESIFLVGDYIETGSARGIVESVLLRTTKIRDPNGQLHILRNGQIDGVENYSKGYTFAVVEVGVAYDSDLEHVFSVLSNLGKKVKEKNSSILEETVVQGIKEFGESEILIRTFTKVRPGHHFNVAYELRNLIKDEFEREGIEIPFARRVLIFKNQDEVKRDIEI
- a CDS encoding alpha/beta hydrolase-fold protein, with product MFGFMWGIILFLLIFYLMTGTSEKKIKRKIERTLTFPGVWYREKMVEWEWESEALAFSKDIKIRVKHIKSFCTGEDMRYIVMSPRILKDKTYPCVFLLHGIRDSADDWLERGKIIENYEGLLHCGKIGEMILVMPDSGYNGESWYADFIKRKSHKYESYFIKELLPKIREEYPVGSFGIAGFSMGGHGALKIALRNIEEFKAAGSFAGAISLIRLAVNRRVMRVIRMLYLPQFIFGEGDSRHFVQVFGSWGYQIIKQDPYSIIKTYGRKNPNKLKNKYFYLSVGDEDKEPYLMLQQWIDVVGRLKKYGFNYNAHLYRGESHSWNYVAKDLPNLLKYFYEKLK